A single Echinimonas agarilytica DNA region contains:
- a CDS encoding tyrosine-protein kinase family protein, which translates to MIFPSNYQELERIYQRLQLSSSSCIAVTSAMPGEGVSLLVDALANRALKAHKKVLVVDFNLFHPRDVAPVQSGSEEHILQWRKGVPHSANTNRKAQLGCSDKLTDSSVLEPKGQMTIMPTPMDKESIVALREPGALEACIQQWKKDYQLIIFDCAAVNLNNRGNLPASRVVAASDGVIMCYMAGITAAIHLRQAHEELQREEALLLGVVINDQYNPLLKQELLRKLRKWSAKLPRLNAWLHRKIQNSQLLSIRT; encoded by the coding sequence ATGATTTTTCCTTCAAATTATCAAGAGCTTGAACGTATTTATCAGCGGCTTCAACTGTCTTCATCAAGTTGCATTGCGGTCACATCCGCAATGCCAGGAGAAGGCGTGAGTTTACTGGTAGATGCGTTGGCGAATCGGGCATTAAAAGCCCACAAAAAAGTACTCGTAGTCGATTTCAACCTATTTCACCCAAGAGATGTCGCACCTGTCCAAAGCGGCTCGGAAGAGCACATATTGCAATGGCGCAAAGGTGTGCCGCACTCGGCCAATACCAACCGTAAAGCTCAATTGGGTTGCAGTGATAAATTAACAGACTCATCGGTTTTGGAGCCAAAAGGTCAGATGACCATTATGCCGACTCCTATGGATAAAGAATCGATTGTAGCTCTGCGGGAGCCCGGAGCACTTGAGGCGTGTATCCAGCAATGGAAAAAGGACTATCAGTTGATTATCTTTGATTGTGCTGCGGTGAATTTGAACAACCGAGGTAATTTACCTGCTTCTCGCGTGGTTGCCGCAAGCGATGGTGTAATCATGTGCTATATGGCCGGTATAACTGCAGCCATTCATCTGCGGCAAGCGCACGAAGAATTACAGCGCGAAGAGGCATTATTGTTGGGCGTGGTAATTAATGATCAGTACAACCCACTACTGAAACAAGAATTGCTTCGCAAATTGCGAAAATGGTCTGCTAAGCTTCCACGTTTAAATGCTTGGCTTCACAGAAAAATACAGAATTCTCAACTACTTTCAATACGTACCTAA
- a CDS encoding sigma-54-dependent transcriptional regulator, which translates to MTSKASLLLVEDSDSLAAIYEAYLVNESVTVERVSTGEAAIRQLMKTPPMVMLLDLKLPDMSGMDVLQWMSTQHLNTLVIIITAHGSVDVAVDSMRLGVFDFLEKPFDAGRLQVTVKNALRMNNLQSLVDDYQADVERTSYHGFIGSSLPMQQVYKMIDAVAPSKATVFITGESGTGKEVCAEAIHKQGPRVGKPFIALNCGAIPKDLMESEIFGHVKGAFTGANTDRKGAAAQADSGTLFLDEIGEMDLDLQTKLLRFVQTGRYQKVGGSKEEKVDVRFLCATNRDPWKEVQEGRFREDLYYRLFVVPIHLPPLRDRGRDMLSIASSLLRHYSKEEGKQFKRFSAATAAVLASYDWPGNVRELQNVIRNICVLHDGDEVIANQLPAPLNKQMPDESFELELTENDSEVHEKSAPEHFEAVEMSVVETEEVVPLQPLWITEKQAIERAIEHCGGNIPKAAELLEVSPSTIYRKKQSWEEQELSS; encoded by the coding sequence ATGACTTCAAAAGCGTCATTGTTATTGGTTGAAGATAGTGACTCTTTGGCCGCTATTTATGAAGCCTACTTGGTGAACGAGAGCGTCACCGTTGAACGTGTAAGCACAGGCGAAGCGGCTATTCGGCAGCTAATGAAAACGCCACCCATGGTGATGTTACTTGATTTAAAGCTGCCTGATATGAGTGGCATGGATGTATTGCAGTGGATGAGCACACAGCATCTGAACACCTTGGTGATCATCATTACAGCTCACGGCTCGGTGGACGTAGCCGTAGATTCAATGCGCTTAGGTGTGTTTGATTTTCTGGAAAAGCCCTTTGATGCTGGCCGCCTGCAAGTGACTGTGAAAAATGCCCTTCGCATGAATAACTTGCAGTCTTTAGTGGATGATTATCAAGCGGATGTTGAACGGACTAGTTACCACGGCTTTATCGGCAGTAGCCTTCCCATGCAGCAAGTTTACAAAATGATTGATGCCGTTGCCCCAAGTAAAGCCACTGTATTTATTACCGGAGAAAGCGGAACAGGCAAAGAGGTGTGTGCCGAAGCCATCCATAAACAAGGGCCGCGCGTGGGCAAGCCTTTTATTGCGCTCAATTGCGGTGCCATTCCAAAAGATCTGATGGAAAGTGAGATTTTTGGCCACGTTAAAGGGGCGTTTACAGGCGCTAACACGGATCGCAAAGGAGCCGCAGCGCAAGCGGACAGCGGGACCTTATTTCTGGATGAAATTGGAGAAATGGACTTAGATCTGCAAACCAAGTTGTTGCGTTTCGTACAAACAGGACGTTATCAAAAAGTTGGAGGAAGCAAAGAGGAAAAGGTAGATGTGCGGTTCTTGTGCGCAACCAATCGAGATCCATGGAAAGAGGTGCAGGAGGGGCGTTTTCGCGAAGACTTATACTATCGGCTATTTGTTGTACCCATTCACTTACCACCACTTCGCGATCGCGGTCGAGACATGCTTTCAATCGCCAGTTCTTTATTGCGACATTACTCAAAAGAGGAAGGCAAGCAATTTAAGCGCTTCTCAGCCGCAACGGCTGCGGTACTCGCCAGTTATGATTGGCCTGGCAATGTGCGTGAATTGCAGAATGTTATTCGCAATATTTGCGTATTGCACGATGGTGATGAGGTGATTGCAAATCAATTGCCGGCTCCGCTAAACAAGCAGATGCCGGATGAATCATTTGAGCTTGAACTCACCGAAAATGATTCTGAAGTGCATGAAAAATCAGCGCCAGAGCATTTTGAAGCCGTCGAAATGAGTGTGGTGGAAACTGAGGAAGTTGTGCCATTGCAGCCGCTTTGGATCACTGAAAAGCAAGCTATTGAACGCGCAATAGAGCATTGTGGCGGCAATATTCCCAAGGCTGCTGAATTGTTAGAAGTAAGCCCGTCTACCATTTACCGTAAAAAACAGAGCTGGGAAGAACAAGAGCTGAGTTCTTAA
- a CDS encoding thioredoxin family protein, translated as MKQATFYHAGCPVCVSAEVEFAKALNPSEFRVSTVHLGEDSAQISTAERNGVKSVPAMVIDGNVFHINFGASIADLK; from the coding sequence ATGAAACAAGCTACGTTTTATCATGCAGGTTGCCCAGTGTGTGTGAGTGCAGAAGTTGAATTTGCAAAAGCGCTGAACCCGTCGGAATTTCGGGTCAGTACAGTGCATCTTGGTGAAGACTCAGCGCAAATATCAACGGCAGAACGAAACGGCGTAAAATCGGTGCCAGCGATGGTCATTGATGGCAACGTATTCCATATCAATTTTGGTGCATCTATTGCTGATTTAAAATAG
- a CDS encoding cytidine deaminase translates to MTTLPIEKLIEVARASSKNAHCCYSDFPVGAGLLTDSGEVLPGCNVENMSYGLTNCAERTALFAAISQGYKPHSFPAIAIYTPTQTIVTPCGACRQVMSELMDKDAVVVSQCASGLQQQWTVGELLPDSFVF, encoded by the coding sequence ATGACAACGTTACCTATTGAAAAACTGATAGAAGTGGCACGGGCGTCTAGCAAAAATGCGCACTGCTGTTACTCAGACTTTCCTGTGGGTGCAGGATTGTTGACAGACTCGGGGGAGGTTTTACCGGGCTGTAACGTTGAGAACATGTCCTACGGTCTGACAAACTGTGCAGAACGAACGGCATTGTTTGCAGCGATAAGCCAAGGATACAAACCGCACAGCTTTCCAGCCATCGCAATTTATACACCCACGCAAACAATTGTGACGCCTTGCGGCGCATGTCGGCAGGTGATGTCTGAATTGATGGACAAGGATGCGGTTGTGGTTAGCCAATGTGCAAGTGGGCTTCAACAACAATGGACAGTGGGCGAATTATTGCCAGATAGTTTTGTGTTTTAG
- a CDS encoding DUF2024 family protein: MEVFVFDTHVKSSCGKYLHFDVFLHERSDQKARDVANEFITSQGIEASELALNQCDFCHREMANPAVASHILQHGSYILPMEGCR, translated from the coding sequence ATGGAAGTGTTTGTTTTTGATACGCATGTAAAGTCGAGTTGTGGAAAATACCTGCACTTTGACGTGTTTCTCCACGAGCGATCAGATCAAAAGGCACGTGATGTGGCGAACGAGTTCATTACCAGTCAAGGCATTGAGGCCTCTGAGTTAGCCTTAAATCAATGTGATTTTTGCCATAGGGAGATGGCAAACCCAGCGGTGGCGTCGCATATCCTTCAACATGGGTCTTACATATTGCCCATGGAAGGGTGTCGTTAG
- a CDS encoding PAS domain S-box protein: MKVGFRVKTIIGIAVIESILLGVLVFGGLQWLRESNEQQLIRYGHMMVKTLAVTSKDVLEENDRLRVNAMVQEVIGSGDISYIRFIDSKGSVWAQAGVGNQFELPPARFMLTPTQSEDGMFHVTNDIKVDGSVVGRIELGINVQSFRDLMGNARSYGASIAILEVVLVALFSFLLGTFLTLRLRRLRNAARQISEAGPGVQVEVKGHDELSEVTQAFNQMSLSLEASHKEFKSSLEVQLRLSELLETHRAMLRATISSALDAVITIDHNGRVVEYNESAERIFGFTRNEMIGVELADKIIPEAMREAHKSGMKRFRQTGKSNVLGQRLELTALNKKGHEFPCELAIRHVEVGDETLFTAFMRDISERRRFEQELSLAAHAFDANEAIFITDKDANIVRVNNAFTRITGYESDEVLGQNPRILASGELDDDFYDVMWAKLHEDGRWSGEVVNRRKNGELLPELLSISSVKTAAGDITHYVAHFTDLSEQKAVEVSLRQARSDAEAASEAKSRFLATMSHEIRTPLNAILNMNQLLGETSLSHQQHHLVKTAGEAGHTLMALVNNVLDFSRIEAGKIELVPEWFSVSETTQSLVDLFEATASQKRLILTLSLEHDMPVEFYGDALRYRQIVLNLLGNAVKFTQRGFVEVSLYFGVESGLTLQVKDSGPGIDKAAQKRLFDEFYQVDDSKTRHHSGTGLGLAITRQLVSMMDGTIELHSQLGQGTTFVINLPLPSRQKEADIERPKEPAPVATGQWKPHVLLVEDSASNRAVAAEVLGNYVETIEFAENGHIAVEKAQILKYDLILMDVAMPIMDGLEATFMIRCNEGPNQQTPILAMTANAFEEDKQACLSAGMDDFLTKPLDINLIRQKVVEWGRVVSDKYLEVLNIEPQEKDKEIAVLATDSNSEEPPLLDVAVLDRLIHDASHSVVLTILSTLTDEAQGRVKCIINALEQDFFEQITLESHTLKSSLGSFGAKRLQDLALQIEKASKEENMMQLSELVPQLQPLLEQSIAAIGTHMENVASA, translated from the coding sequence ATGAAGGTAGGGTTTCGGGTCAAAACGATTATTGGCATTGCCGTAATCGAAAGTATTTTATTAGGCGTTTTGGTGTTTGGCGGTCTGCAATGGCTCAGAGAGTCTAATGAGCAGCAGCTAATTCGCTACGGCCATATGATGGTTAAAACGTTGGCCGTCACCAGCAAAGATGTCTTGGAGGAAAATGATCGCTTGCGCGTCAATGCAATGGTGCAAGAGGTGATTGGCAGTGGCGATATTTCCTATATTCGTTTCATTGACAGTAAAGGCAGTGTTTGGGCGCAAGCTGGGGTTGGAAATCAATTTGAATTACCTCCTGCTCGTTTCATGCTGACTCCCACTCAGTCCGAGGATGGTATGTTCCATGTGACTAATGACATTAAGGTTGATGGTTCCGTTGTTGGTCGCATTGAGCTGGGCATTAACGTTCAATCGTTTCGTGATCTGATGGGGAATGCGCGTTCTTATGGCGCCAGTATTGCCATTCTGGAAGTGGTTCTAGTCGCGTTATTTTCATTTTTATTAGGAACATTCTTAACGCTCAGGTTAAGACGTCTTAGAAATGCTGCCCGTCAGATTTCAGAGGCAGGCCCCGGTGTGCAGGTCGAAGTAAAAGGGCATGATGAGCTGTCGGAAGTGACGCAGGCATTTAATCAGATGTCGCTGTCACTTGAAGCTTCTCACAAAGAATTTAAGTCATCGCTGGAAGTGCAACTGCGTTTGTCTGAATTGCTCGAAACTCACCGCGCCATGCTCCGCGCGACCATTTCTTCAGCACTCGATGCGGTGATCACAATCGATCATAACGGTAGGGTGGTGGAATATAACGAAAGCGCCGAACGTATTTTTGGGTTTACTCGCAATGAAATGATTGGCGTTGAGTTGGCCGATAAGATTATCCCCGAGGCTATGCGAGAAGCGCATAAGTCGGGCATGAAACGCTTTCGACAAACCGGAAAGTCGAATGTATTGGGGCAGCGTTTAGAGCTTACTGCACTGAACAAAAAAGGCCATGAGTTTCCATGTGAATTAGCGATTCGCCATGTTGAAGTGGGCGATGAAACATTGTTCACTGCGTTTATGCGCGATATTAGCGAACGTCGCCGATTTGAACAAGAATTGAGCTTGGCAGCTCATGCATTCGATGCCAACGAAGCCATTTTTATCACCGACAAAGATGCCAACATTGTGAGGGTAAATAACGCGTTTACGCGCATTACAGGATACGAGTCTGACGAGGTGTTAGGACAGAACCCTCGAATTTTGGCATCGGGAGAATTGGATGACGACTTTTACGACGTGATGTGGGCCAAGCTTCATGAAGACGGGCGCTGGTCAGGTGAAGTGGTTAATCGGCGCAAAAATGGTGAGTTGCTTCCCGAGTTACTGAGTATTTCATCGGTCAAAACAGCCGCGGGCGACATCACGCACTATGTGGCGCATTTTACCGATTTAAGTGAGCAGAAAGCCGTTGAAGTTTCGCTTCGACAAGCACGCTCGGACGCCGAAGCCGCCAGCGAAGCCAAAAGCCGGTTTTTGGCGACCATGAGCCATGAGATTCGTACTCCTTTAAATGCCATTCTCAATATGAATCAATTACTGGGGGAAACATCTCTCAGTCATCAACAACATCATTTGGTCAAAACAGCGGGAGAAGCTGGGCATACATTGATGGCTTTAGTGAACAATGTATTGGATTTTTCACGCATTGAGGCCGGAAAAATAGAGCTGGTTCCAGAATGGTTTTCAGTATCTGAAACAACTCAATCCTTAGTGGACTTATTTGAAGCCACAGCGAGCCAAAAGCGTTTAATTCTCACCTTGTCACTTGAGCATGATATGCCGGTGGAATTTTATGGAGACGCGTTAAGGTATCGTCAAATTGTGCTGAACTTGCTGGGTAATGCGGTGAAATTTACTCAAAGAGGATTTGTTGAGGTGTCACTTTATTTTGGTGTGGAATCCGGTTTAACCTTGCAAGTTAAAGACTCCGGCCCTGGGATTGATAAAGCTGCGCAAAAACGTCTGTTCGATGAGTTTTATCAAGTGGATGATAGTAAAACGCGCCACCATTCAGGAACAGGACTTGGTTTAGCCATCACACGTCAGTTGGTCAGTATGATGGACGGCACCATTGAGCTACACAGCCAACTCGGGCAAGGCACCACTTTTGTGATTAATCTACCGCTGCCTTCTCGACAAAAAGAGGCCGACATTGAACGACCGAAGGAGCCAGCACCGGTTGCAACTGGGCAATGGAAGCCACATGTGTTGCTGGTGGAAGATAGCGCATCCAATCGAGCCGTGGCCGCTGAGGTGCTCGGCAATTATGTGGAAACCATCGAGTTTGCGGAGAATGGGCATATTGCGGTGGAGAAGGCCCAGATCTTGAAATATGACCTGATTTTGATGGATGTGGCGATGCCGATCATGGATGGTCTAGAAGCCACATTTATGATTCGCTGTAACGAAGGGCCAAATCAACAAACTCCTATTTTAGCGATGACCGCCAACGCCTTTGAAGAGGATAAACAAGCGTGCCTTAGTGCTGGGATGGATGATTTTTTAACAAAACCTTTGGATATCAATCTTATCCGCCAGAAAGTGGTTGAATGGGGGCGCGTGGTTTCTGATAAATATCTGGAAGTATTGAATATTGAACCTCAAGAGAAAGACAAAGAGATCGCCGTACTTGCCACAGATAGCAATAGCGAAGAACCGCCATTACTTGATGTCGCGGTACTTGACCGATTGATTCATGATGCATCTCATTCTGTGGTATTGACGATTTTGTCCACACTAACAGATGAAGCACAGGGGCGCGTTAAATGTATTATCAATGCGTTAGAACAAGACTTTTTTGAGCAAATTACGCTTGAGTCACATACGCTTAAAAGTAGCTTGGGCAGCTTCGGAGCAAAGCGCTTACAGGATCTTGCTCTGCAAATCGAAAAGGCATCGAAAGAAGAAAATATGATGCAATTAAGTGAGCTTGTGCCACAGTTACAGCCTTTACTAGAGCAGTCTATTGCTGCGATTGGCACACATATGGAAAACGTGGCGAGCGCTTAA
- a CDS encoding MarR family winged helix-turn-helix transcriptional regulator, whose amino-acid sequence MKNDLFYTLERLANLFRSESKEAMGQLGLQPVHLEALSYLNICNRYSDTPQAVTDYLGSTKGTVSQTLKILESKHLIEKVKDPDDKRVVHLKLTVDGQHCIDNCYPPEGFGKVLEEFDETAATALNKQLKQILASYQSQAGREGFGVCQQCHYNRSTSHGFQCGLTEDVLSEHDATLICREFK is encoded by the coding sequence ATGAAAAATGATCTATTTTACACATTAGAACGCCTTGCAAATCTGTTCCGAAGTGAGTCAAAAGAGGCGATGGGGCAATTAGGTTTACAGCCAGTACACTTAGAAGCGCTTAGCTACTTAAACATTTGCAATCGATATTCAGACACACCTCAAGCCGTGACCGATTATTTGGGCAGTACTAAAGGCACCGTCTCGCAAACACTGAAAATTTTGGAATCTAAGCACCTGATTGAAAAGGTTAAAGATCCTGATGACAAAAGAGTGGTGCATTTAAAATTAACAGTTGATGGTCAGCATTGCATTGACAACTGCTACCCGCCTGAAGGCTTTGGAAAGGTACTCGAAGAATTCGATGAAACAGCGGCGACCGCACTCAATAAACAGCTCAAGCAAATACTGGCTAGCTATCAAAGCCAAGCTGGACGAGAAGGCTTTGGTGTATGTCAGCAGTGTCACTATAACCGCTCAACATCGCATGGCTTTCAATGCGGCCTGACTGAAGATGTGTTGTCGGAACACGACGCTACGCTCATATGTCGTGAGTTTAAATAA
- a CDS encoding SLBB domain-containing protein, producing MNNLRLVFSIIFLSIAIVGVSSASESTHPVAVQAGDLVRIILPGESTLDRAFEVDRQGRLLLPEVGTVEVAGLTEPQMQDRVAQRLGQAFRDLSGLKVMIQERRIRINVLGFVEQPGEIVLPAGASVQMALREAGGLRSGAQINRMQLRRAGERSVFDYKAYLDSGDMEKLPSLNSLDTLFVPASPKIGNVAVKFDPKALNDKGDAAEDRTAVKVFGEVYNPGSFSFKENATLVDMLMRAGGVTRYASVEQIRVIINSKPQVFNLTRYLDSGDASTLPVLKAGTTIFVPKQQEEIKSGANTVYVMGEVFKPGAYEGNKNAGFLDVLANAGGPTRFAETRQIRVIRRDGRVERFDLLSFTEGMGATTPELMAGDAIFVPEKTDLNEKSWTKVAPDRAVKVIGEVNRPGRFEWSDEMSLMDLLAHAGGPKPNADTAKIRIVLPASNGATDTRIFDLNDFLNGHLSQQDLPRITAGTVVMVPDLPDDPSDNKSQWVRQASDDSIYLFGQVGAPGRYRFDPKLHFLDILAAADGPTRNADISNVRISHRNGTTAKVTKLDLAMYFETGDESLLPHVRPGDSIYVPEKDRNWLAETKDTTIRVLGAVNKPGRYRFNDDMTLLDLLAEAGGLNNDGYPEKITVVNLSCCRDQARTFDLNEFSKTGNFSMLPVLRAGDTVYVPSEKDSDWSKARQGLEDVFRVLTVSALLGFI from the coding sequence CAACCCATCCTGTGGCGGTGCAAGCAGGTGATTTAGTGCGAATTATTTTACCGGGAGAATCAACGCTAGACCGAGCATTTGAAGTGGATCGCCAAGGTCGATTGCTATTGCCAGAAGTGGGCACCGTTGAAGTGGCGGGGCTTACAGAGCCACAAATGCAAGACAGAGTTGCGCAGCGTTTAGGTCAAGCATTTCGAGATTTAAGCGGTCTGAAAGTGATGATTCAAGAGCGCAGAATTCGCATTAATGTGCTGGGTTTTGTAGAGCAACCTGGTGAAATTGTATTGCCTGCTGGCGCCAGTGTTCAGATGGCACTGAGGGAAGCGGGTGGTTTGCGTTCCGGTGCACAGATCAACAGAATGCAGCTGCGCCGTGCAGGAGAACGTTCCGTATTTGACTACAAAGCCTACTTAGATTCAGGTGACATGGAGAAACTACCGAGCCTTAATTCACTCGATACCTTATTCGTTCCTGCGTCTCCTAAAATTGGCAACGTGGCTGTTAAATTCGACCCTAAGGCGTTAAATGATAAAGGCGATGCCGCTGAAGATAGAACGGCGGTGAAGGTCTTTGGCGAGGTCTACAACCCTGGCAGCTTTTCATTCAAAGAAAACGCAACGCTTGTTGATATGTTAATGCGTGCCGGCGGTGTCACACGCTATGCGAGTGTGGAACAAATCCGTGTGATTATTAACAGCAAACCACAAGTATTCAACCTGACTCGGTATTTAGACAGTGGTGATGCGTCAACATTGCCGGTGTTGAAAGCAGGCACTACAATCTTTGTGCCCAAGCAGCAAGAAGAGATTAAGTCAGGAGCGAATACTGTTTATGTGATGGGCGAAGTGTTTAAACCCGGAGCGTATGAAGGCAACAAAAATGCAGGTTTCTTAGATGTGCTTGCCAATGCAGGTGGCCCTACGCGCTTTGCAGAAACGCGTCAAATTCGGGTGATTCGAAGAGACGGTCGTGTTGAGCGTTTTGATTTGTTGTCATTCACCGAAGGCATGGGAGCAACCACTCCAGAGCTTATGGCGGGTGACGCGATTTTTGTTCCCGAGAAAACAGACTTAAATGAAAAGTCTTGGACCAAGGTAGCTCCTGATCGCGCTGTGAAAGTCATCGGAGAGGTGAATCGTCCCGGGCGTTTTGAATGGTCAGACGAAATGTCACTGATGGACTTATTAGCGCATGCCGGTGGTCCAAAGCCCAATGCCGACACCGCCAAAATTCGCATTGTGCTCCCTGCATCAAATGGTGCCACTGATACACGTATTTTCGACTTGAATGATTTTTTGAACGGTCATTTGAGCCAACAAGATTTACCCCGTATTACGGCTGGGACCGTGGTAATGGTTCCCGATCTTCCAGACGATCCAAGCGACAATAAGTCACAGTGGGTACGTCAAGCGTCAGACGATTCGATTTACTTATTTGGCCAAGTTGGGGCTCCGGGACGTTACCGCTTCGATCCGAAATTACATTTCCTCGATATTTTAGCAGCAGCCGATGGCCCGACTCGTAACGCAGACATTAGCAATGTGCGAATTAGCCACCGCAATGGAACAACTGCCAAAGTGACTAAATTGGATTTGGCGATGTACTTTGAGACAGGTGATGAGTCGTTATTGCCTCATGTTCGCCCGGGCGATTCAATTTATGTTCCTGAGAAAGACCGAAATTGGTTGGCTGAAACCAAAGACACTACTATTCGTGTATTGGGAGCGGTGAATAAGCCGGGCCGCTATCGCTTTAATGACGACATGACATTGCTTGATTTGTTGGCTGAAGCGGGTGGACTGAACAATGACGGTTATCCCGAAAAAATTACCGTAGTGAACTTGTCGTGTTGTCGCGATCAAGCCCGCACATTCGACCTAAATGAATTTTCTAAAACCGGTAATTTTTCGATGCTGCCTGTACTCAGAGCGGGCGATACAGTTTATGTTCCCTCTGAAAAAGACAGCGATTGGTCAAAGGCACGCCAAGGCTTGGAAGATGTATTTCGCGTACTCACCGTGAGCGCTTTGTTGGGGTTTATCTAA